In the genome of Candidatus Cloacimonadota bacterium, the window ATATATCAGGCTAAAACTGCTTTATAACCGTAAAGTAAAATTCCTGTTTTTCCTTCTTTTTGGACTTTCCTGAAAACGAGTTTAACCTCATTTCCGATTTCCAGTTTTTCCGGATCACAGTCCACAATTTGAGTTGTTAGTTTTACTCCATTTTCTAATTTTACAA includes:
- a CDS encoding transcriptional regulator: VKLENGVKLTTQIVDCDPEKLEIGNEVKLVFRKVQKEGKTGILLYGYKAVLA